A section of the Microbulbifer pacificus genome encodes:
- the lptF gene encoding LPS export ABC transporter permease LptF — MIIFRYLCRELLGATLAVSAVLLLMVMSGRFVKYLAEAAAGDLSAGILFSLMGFKLPGFLELVIPLGFFVGILLAYGRLYIESEMTVLHACGFSERQLLRYTLLVALLVAALVAAMSLYLTPTGIERTSHLLTADKSRNEFDHLVPKKFVSTEGDRAVYYAEALSEDRSTMHNVFLAELGSSRGETETDHQIVTVAREGVQQIDPETGLRYLVLRDGYRYEGVPGQSDYRQMAFSSYEVLLEIPRLRSKASDKLQSMTTAELWKSSDPRERVNLHYRFSLPVLVLVVAILAVPLSRTNPRQGRYAKMIPAILLYIIYIVALQGVRGAIEDGKIEHAWTIWLVHPPFLILGLLLLGGGNLRKPRNRPVGDSGDSNGGRSDVTA, encoded by the coding sequence GTGATTATTTTTCGTTACCTCTGTCGCGAGCTGCTCGGCGCAACACTGGCCGTCAGCGCGGTGCTGCTGCTGATGGTGATGAGCGGCCGTTTTGTCAAATATCTGGCGGAGGCCGCCGCCGGGGACCTGTCGGCAGGTATCCTTTTTTCACTGATGGGATTCAAGCTGCCAGGGTTTCTCGAACTGGTTATCCCCCTGGGCTTTTTCGTCGGTATCCTGCTGGCATACGGGCGTCTTTATATTGAAAGCGAGATGACGGTACTGCACGCCTGTGGCTTCAGCGAGCGCCAGCTGCTGCGCTATACCCTGCTGGTGGCGCTGCTGGTGGCGGCATTGGTAGCGGCCATGAGCCTGTACCTGACGCCGACCGGTATCGAGCGCACCTCCCATCTGCTGACCGCAGACAAGTCCCGCAATGAATTTGATCACCTGGTGCCGAAAAAATTTGTCAGCACCGAGGGCGACCGCGCCGTTTACTACGCCGAAGCCCTGAGTGAAGACCGATCCACCATGCACAATGTGTTTCTCGCGGAGCTGGGAAGCTCGCGCGGCGAGACCGAGACGGACCACCAGATTGTGACGGTGGCGCGGGAGGGCGTGCAGCAGATAGACCCGGAAACCGGCCTGCGTTACCTGGTGCTGCGGGATGGCTACCGCTATGAGGGGGTTCCCGGGCAGAGCGATTACCGCCAGATGGCGTTCTCCAGCTACGAAGTGTTGTTGGAAATCCCGCGCCTGCGTTCCAAGGCCAGCGATAAATTGCAGTCCATGACCACGGCCGAGCTGTGGAAGAGTAGCGATCCCCGCGAGCGCGTTAATCTGCATTACCGCTTCAGCCTGCCGGTGTTAGTGCTGGTGGTGGCGATCCTCGCGGTGCCCCTCAGTCGTACCAACCCGCGCCAGGGGCGTTACGCCAAAATGATACCGGCGATACTGCTTTACATTATTTATATCGTTGCACTGCAAGGGGTTCGCGGTGCCATCGAAGACGGCAAGATCGAACACGCCTGGACCATCTGGCTGGTGCATCCACCGTTTCTGATTCTCGGATTACTGCTGCTTGGTGGCGGTAATTTGCGCAAGCCGCGCAACCGTCCGGTGGGAGACAGCGGGGATAGTAACGGGGGACGCAGTGATGTCACGGCTTGA
- a CDS encoding DNA polymerase III subunit chi, with amino-acid sequence MTRIDFYVLASENPGEIPTFACRLAEKAFRSGLHVLIAVDNPEQAQQLDELLWTYREDSFLPHAVQNKVQQAAIEINSGEDPGQHHGLLINLCSDIPAWFSRFERLAEIVCQQPGSLARSRTRYTHYRDRGYPLQSHNITN; translated from the coding sequence ATGACCCGAATCGATTTCTACGTTCTGGCCTCTGAGAATCCCGGCGAGATACCGACCTTTGCCTGCCGACTTGCGGAAAAAGCCTTCCGCAGCGGACTGCACGTACTGATTGCAGTGGACAACCCGGAGCAGGCGCAGCAACTGGACGAACTGCTGTGGACCTACCGGGAGGACAGCTTCCTGCCCCACGCCGTGCAGAACAAAGTCCAGCAGGCCGCCATCGAAATCAACAGCGGCGAAGATCCCGGCCAGCACCACGGCCTGCTTATCAACCTCTGTAGCGACATCCCCGCCTGGTTCAGCCGTTTCGAGCGCCTCGCCGAAATCGTCTGCCAGCAACCGGGCTCGCTCGCCCGTTCCAGAACGCGATACACCCACTACCGCGATCGGGGATATCCGTTACAATCTCACAACATCACCAACTGA
- a CDS encoding leucyl aminopeptidase gives MQFFAKVTDISKQRSACAILAVNDKDQLTDSGNALDKASNGSLGKLLKRGDLGKAAGSTLLVSLLEGDAERVLFVRTGKAPVSQAEFRKLANASAKAVTSLKDATSYLTEVAVRDADIEWQAQQLALAAGLAGYKFTRFLSDAKPNPLAKFTLHVSDKKQQKAVQAGTDLGSAQALGSNIARELGNLPGNLCTPTYLANEAKALAKKHPKLTTTVLDNKKMEALGMGAFMSVAKGSDEPAAMIAMQYKGGKANDKPIVLVGKGITFDTGGISIKPGLQMDEMKFDMCGAASVFGVMNALVEMNAPVNVVGVVAAAENMPSGRASKPGDIVTSMSGKTIEILNTDAEGRLVLCDALTWAGKFKPSVVIDIATLTGACVIALGNHATGLYANQDQLANDLIAAGETAGDRAWRMPLWDEYQPMLNSNFADLQNIGGREAGSVTAACFLSRFAEEYTWAHLDIAGSAWISGAAKGATGRPVPLLLQYILKSK, from the coding sequence ATGCAGTTTTTCGCCAAGGTCACCGATATCAGCAAACAGCGCAGCGCCTGCGCCATCCTCGCCGTCAACGACAAGGACCAGCTCACCGATAGTGGCAATGCCCTCGACAAGGCCAGCAACGGCAGCCTCGGCAAACTGCTGAAGCGCGGCGACCTGGGTAAGGCCGCTGGCAGCACGCTTCTGGTGTCCCTGCTGGAAGGCGACGCCGAGCGCGTTTTGTTTGTGCGCACCGGCAAAGCGCCGGTATCCCAGGCGGAATTCCGCAAGCTCGCCAATGCGAGCGCCAAGGCCGTGACCTCGCTCAAAGACGCCACCAGTTACCTTACCGAAGTGGCGGTGCGCGATGCCGATATCGAGTGGCAGGCCCAGCAACTGGCACTGGCTGCGGGCCTTGCCGGTTACAAATTCACCCGTTTCCTGAGCGACGCCAAGCCCAATCCGCTCGCAAAATTCACCCTGCATGTAAGCGACAAGAAGCAGCAAAAAGCGGTGCAGGCCGGTACCGATCTCGGCAGTGCCCAGGCACTTGGCAGCAACATCGCCCGCGAGCTCGGTAACCTGCCGGGCAACCTGTGCACCCCAACTTACCTCGCCAATGAGGCGAAGGCGCTGGCGAAAAAACACCCAAAGCTCACCACTACCGTACTCGACAACAAGAAGATGGAAGCACTGGGCATGGGTGCCTTCATGAGCGTCGCCAAGGGCAGTGACGAACCTGCAGCCATGATCGCGATGCAGTACAAGGGTGGCAAAGCCAACGACAAGCCGATCGTTCTTGTCGGCAAGGGCATCACCTTTGACACCGGCGGCATCAGCATCAAACCCGGTTTGCAGATGGATGAAATGAAGTTCGACATGTGCGGCGCCGCCAGCGTGTTTGGCGTGATGAACGCGCTGGTCGAAATGAATGCTCCGGTGAACGTCGTCGGCGTCGTCGCCGCCGCTGAAAACATGCCGAGCGGTCGCGCCAGCAAGCCCGGCGACATCGTTACATCCATGAGCGGCAAGACCATCGAGATCCTCAACACCGATGCCGAGGGCCGCCTGGTACTGTGTGACGCCCTGACCTGGGCGGGCAAATTCAAGCCCAGCGTGGTGATCGACATCGCCACCCTCACCGGCGCCTGCGTGATTGCCCTGGGCAACCACGCCACAGGCCTTTACGCCAACCAGGACCAGCTGGCCAACGACCTGATCGCCGCCGGCGAAACTGCCGGCGACCGCGCCTGGCGCATGCCACTGTGGGATGAGTACCAGCCGATGCTGAACTCCAACTTCGCCGACCTGCAGAACATTGGCGGCCGCGAAGCCGGCTCCGTCACCGCCGCCTGCTTCCTGTCCCGCTTCGCCGAGGAATACACCTGGGCACACCTGGATATCGCCGGTAGTGCATGGATTTCTGGCGCAGCAAAAGGCGCGACCGGCCGCCCGGTACCGCTGTTGCTGCAATACATTCTGAAATCAAAATAA
- a CDS encoding TonB-dependent receptor: MRRSHLLPGLFLIAPALAVSANSVQESPLRIQETSLETVEVIGKLTHKGSVADSIAGATLDVDTIAQRVPTHPAELINGLPGIWISRGDGQEHLTAIRSPVLSGAGSCGAFAVLEGDIPVRGTGFCNVNQLSDLPLSQAGSVQVLRGPASVLYGSDAQHGVVRLLSAAPAETREVGVSLEGGANDYRRISTGVSDTIGRNGVRLGFSGSHDGGYKIDSGYDQQQFSARHDYRGDIWNTRTLVSISNLNQETAGYVTGLDAYRDSRRRRENPNPEAFRDSQSARLQTRFERATAAGNHWQITPYARHTEMAFLMHYLPGTPLEENGQRGAGIQASYDYRLGENLELLSGLDLEHTNARVRQTQESGFSSFPAGRQYDYQVAADVLAAFSNMDWLFAERSRFTLGARWESLRYDYDNQMLAGDTAEDGSQCINGFTGTEGCRYSRPDDRRDEFSNLSFNAGLAREFANNLSASLRLAHGFRAPQAGELYRLQNGQTVADLDSESIDSVELGLRKNSEGLGFSLTGFYMEKSDVIFQSSERLNLSGGQTRHYGVEYELDWGLAPQWALILAGTYARHQYTNNVSEPGSDTLIETRGNDIDTAPRHMHSLTLGWTPFAQTRVELQFQSMGSYYTDIENAHRYPGHDLLHLRLRQQVAPRINLGVRINNLANVDYAERADYSGLAGGDRYFIGEPRSVFGDVRFEF; this comes from the coding sequence GTGCGGCGGTCTCATCTGCTTCCCGGTCTGTTTCTTATCGCTCCTGCGCTCGCGGTCTCCGCCAATTCCGTGCAGGAATCCCCGCTGCGAATTCAGGAAACCTCTCTGGAAACGGTTGAGGTAATCGGCAAGCTGACACACAAAGGCTCCGTTGCGGATTCGATAGCGGGGGCCACGCTGGATGTGGATACCATCGCTCAGCGAGTACCGACTCATCCCGCAGAGCTTATCAACGGCCTTCCAGGCATCTGGATCAGCCGGGGCGACGGCCAGGAGCACCTCACCGCGATCCGTTCGCCGGTGCTGAGTGGTGCCGGCAGCTGTGGTGCGTTTGCGGTGCTGGAAGGGGATATCCCGGTGCGCGGCACCGGCTTCTGCAATGTCAATCAACTCTCTGATCTCCCCCTGTCCCAGGCCGGCAGCGTACAGGTGCTGCGCGGCCCCGCCAGTGTGCTGTACGGCTCCGATGCCCAGCACGGGGTGGTCCGGCTGCTGAGCGCTGCTCCTGCGGAAACCCGCGAAGTTGGTGTGAGCCTTGAGGGCGGCGCAAATGACTACCGCCGAATTTCCACCGGCGTCAGCGACACCATAGGACGTAACGGTGTGCGTCTCGGTTTCAGCGGCAGCCACGACGGCGGCTATAAAATCGATTCTGGCTACGACCAGCAGCAGTTCAGCGCCCGTCACGATTACCGCGGTGACATTTGGAATACGCGCACGCTCGTCAGCATCAGCAATCTCAATCAGGAAACCGCCGGTTACGTAACCGGGCTCGACGCTTACAGGGATTCCCGCCGCAGGCGCGAAAATCCGAATCCGGAAGCCTTCCGCGACAGTCAGTCTGCGCGACTGCAGACCCGTTTCGAGCGCGCAACGGCGGCGGGTAATCACTGGCAAATCACCCCCTACGCACGCCATACGGAAATGGCCTTTCTGATGCATTACCTGCCCGGCACACCACTGGAAGAAAACGGCCAGCGGGGCGCGGGTATCCAGGCTTCCTATGATTACCGGCTCGGCGAAAACCTGGAACTGCTGAGTGGCCTCGACCTGGAGCATACCAACGCCCGGGTACGGCAGACCCAGGAAAGCGGTTTTTCCTCGTTTCCCGCCGGGCGGCAATACGACTATCAGGTTGCGGCCGATGTATTAGCGGCTTTTTCCAATATGGATTGGTTGTTCGCCGAACGCAGTCGGTTCACGCTCGGCGCCCGCTGGGAATCCCTGCGCTACGACTACGACAATCAGATGCTCGCCGGTGATACCGCGGAAGATGGCAGCCAGTGTATCAACGGGTTCACCGGCACTGAGGGCTGCCGCTACAGCCGCCCCGACGACCGCCGGGATGAATTTTCCAATCTCTCGTTCAATGCCGGTCTCGCACGGGAGTTTGCTAACAACCTGTCCGCCAGCCTGCGCCTTGCCCACGGCTTTCGCGCGCCGCAGGCCGGGGAGTTGTACCGCTTGCAGAACGGGCAGACAGTGGCGGACCTGGATTCCGAATCCATCGACAGTGTGGAACTGGGATTGCGAAAAAATTCTGAGGGCCTGGGTTTCAGTCTCACCGGATTTTATATGGAAAAATCCGACGTGATTTTCCAGTCATCCGAGCGTCTGAACCTGAGCGGCGGGCAAACCCGGCACTACGGTGTGGAATACGAGTTGGACTGGGGCCTGGCCCCGCAGTGGGCACTCATCCTGGCGGGAACCTACGCGCGCCACCAGTACACCAACAATGTCAGTGAGCCGGGCAGTGACACCTTGATCGAAACCCGTGGCAACGACATCGACACCGCACCGCGGCATATGCACAGCCTGACGCTGGGCTGGACCCCATTTGCGCAAACCCGTGTCGAACTGCAGTTCCAGTCCATGGGAAGCTACTACACCGATATCGAAAACGCCCACCGCTATCCCGGCCACGACCTGCTACACCTGCGGTTGCGCCAGCAGGTCGCACCCAGAATAAATCTCGGGGTGCGGATCAATAATCTGGCGAATGTGGATTATGCGGAGCGGGCGGACTATTCAGGTCTGGCAGGTGGCGATCGGTATTTTATTGGTGAGCCGAGAAGTGTTTTCGGGGATGTCCGTTTCGAATTTTGA
- a CDS encoding valine--tRNA ligase — protein MDKTYQPNAIEQQWYKTWEDNGYFKPSGDTAADPYCIMIPPPNVTGSLHMGHGFQESIMDALIRYHRMKGDNTLWQVGTDHAGIATQMVVERLLAAEGKTRHELGRDQFIEKVWEWKEESGGNITRQLRRLGASPDWSRERFTMDDGFYKAVQEVFIRLYEDDLIYRGKRLVNWDPKLHTAISDLEVLNEEEQGHLWHFRYPLTDGSGHLVVATTRPETMLGDTAVAVHPEDERYKHLIGKTIKLPLADREIPIIGDDYVDREFGTGCVKITPAHDFNDYEMGQRHNLEMINILDADANLNDNVPEKYRGMERFAARQQIVDDLDTIGCLEKIEPHTLKVPRGDRSGVVIEPWLTDQWYVRTQPLADEAIKVVEDGRVNFVPKNYENMYFSWMRDIQDWCISRQLWWGHRIPAWYDNDGKVYVGRSEEEVREKHNLGDIELRQDDDVLDTWFSSGLWTFGTLGWPEETPELAAFHPTSVLVTGFDIIFFWVARMMMLTLYFKKEVPFHTVYVHGLVRDSHGQKMSKSKGNVLDPIDLIDGIDLESLVSKRTSGMMQPHLRDKIEKQTRKEFPEGLAAYGTDALRYTYYSLASTGRDIKFDVGRIEGFRNFCNKIWNASRYVLQNCEGHDCGQDGSENFELSIADRWIISQLQRTEITVKEAIDSYRFDLASQALYDFVWSEYCSWYLELSKPVLWDDNASDAVKKGTRRTLIRVLETTLRLAHPLMPFITEEIWQRVKELAGQSGDTIMLQKYPVANEHRIDENAEAAIAWLKGVIEGVRNIRGEMNISPAKSIPLILRNVSAADQKLLDQTRTLLTKLAKLESIDSLPAGADAPASSTALVGELELLVPMAGLIDVEAESARVQKEIDRLSKELAAVSGKLSNANFVDKAPEEVVNKERARLADLEIAHSRFVQQLESLKNL, from the coding sequence ATGGACAAGACATACCAGCCCAACGCCATCGAACAACAGTGGTACAAAACCTGGGAAGACAACGGCTACTTCAAGCCCTCCGGCGATACCGCCGCCGATCCCTACTGCATCATGATCCCGCCGCCGAACGTTACCGGCAGCCTGCACATGGGCCACGGCTTCCAGGAATCCATCATGGACGCCCTGATCCGCTACCACCGTATGAAGGGTGACAACACCCTGTGGCAGGTTGGCACCGACCACGCCGGTATCGCCACCCAGATGGTGGTGGAGCGTCTGCTGGCGGCGGAAGGCAAAACCCGTCACGAGCTGGGCCGCGACCAGTTCATCGAGAAGGTGTGGGAGTGGAAGGAAGAGTCCGGCGGCAACATTACCCGCCAGCTGCGTCGCCTCGGCGCCAGCCCGGACTGGTCCCGCGAGCGCTTCACCATGGACGACGGCTTCTACAAGGCGGTGCAGGAAGTCTTTATCCGCCTGTATGAAGACGATCTGATCTACCGCGGCAAGCGCCTGGTGAACTGGGATCCGAAACTGCACACCGCGATTTCCGACCTGGAAGTACTGAATGAGGAAGAGCAGGGCCACCTGTGGCACTTCCGCTACCCGCTGACCGATGGCAGTGGCCACCTGGTTGTCGCCACTACCCGCCCGGAGACCATGCTCGGCGATACCGCGGTGGCGGTGCACCCGGAAGACGAGCGCTACAAGCACCTGATCGGCAAGACCATCAAGCTGCCGTTGGCAGACCGTGAAATCCCGATCATCGGCGACGACTACGTCGACCGCGAATTCGGCACCGGCTGCGTGAAGATCACCCCGGCGCACGACTTCAACGATTACGAGATGGGCCAGCGCCACAACCTCGAGATGATCAACATCCTCGACGCCGACGCCAACCTAAACGACAACGTGCCGGAAAAATACCGCGGCATGGAGCGCTTTGCCGCACGCCAGCAGATCGTCGACGACCTCGATACCATCGGCTGCCTGGAAAAAATCGAACCGCACACCTTGAAAGTACCCCGCGGCGACCGCTCTGGCGTGGTCATCGAGCCGTGGCTCACCGACCAGTGGTATGTCAGAACGCAGCCGCTGGCGGACGAGGCCATCAAGGTAGTGGAAGACGGCCGCGTCAACTTCGTGCCGAAAAATTACGAGAACATGTACTTTTCCTGGATGCGCGATATCCAGGACTGGTGCATCTCCCGCCAGCTGTGGTGGGGCCACCGCATCCCGGCGTGGTACGACAACGACGGTAAGGTCTACGTCGGCCGCAGCGAAGAAGAAGTGCGCGAGAAGCACAACCTGGGCGATATCGAACTGCGCCAGGACGACGACGTGCTCGATACCTGGTTCTCCTCCGGCCTGTGGACCTTCGGCACCCTGGGCTGGCCGGAAGAAACCCCGGAGCTGGCGGCGTTCCACCCGACGTCCGTGCTGGTAACCGGCTTCGATATCATCTTCTTCTGGGTCGCGCGCATGATGATGCTGACCCTGTACTTCAAGAAGGAAGTGCCGTTCCACACCGTGTATGTGCACGGCCTGGTGCGCGACAGCCACGGCCAGAAGATGTCCAAGTCCAAGGGCAACGTGCTCGACCCCATCGATCTGATCGACGGTATCGACCTGGAGAGCCTGGTATCCAAGCGCACCTCCGGCATGATGCAGCCGCACCTGCGCGACAAGATTGAAAAGCAGACCCGCAAGGAATTCCCGGAAGGCCTCGCCGCCTACGGCACCGACGCGCTGCGTTACACCTACTACTCGCTGGCCTCCACCGGCCGCGACATCAAGTTTGACGTGGGACGTATCGAGGGCTTCCGCAACTTCTGCAACAAGATCTGGAACGCGTCCCGCTATGTACTGCAGAACTGCGAGGGTCACGACTGCGGTCAGGACGGCAGCGAGAATTTCGAACTTTCAATTGCCGACCGCTGGATCATCTCCCAGCTGCAGCGCACCGAGATCACCGTTAAAGAAGCCATCGACAGCTACCGTTTCGACCTGGCCTCCCAGGCACTGTACGACTTCGTATGGAGTGAGTACTGCAGCTGGTATCTGGAACTGTCCAAGCCGGTACTGTGGGACGACAACGCGTCCGACGCCGTGAAGAAAGGTACCCGCCGCACCCTGATCCGCGTGCTGGAAACCACTCTGCGCCTGGCGCACCCGCTGATGCCGTTTATTACCGAGGAAATCTGGCAGCGCGTGAAGGAGCTCGCGGGCCAGTCCGGCGATACCATCATGCTGCAGAAGTATCCGGTAGCGAACGAGCACCGCATCGACGAGAACGCCGAAGCGGCGATTGCCTGGCTGAAAGGTGTGATCGAAGGTGTGCGCAATATTCGCGGCGAGATGAATATTTCCCCGGCGAAAAGCATCCCCCTGATTCTGCGCAACGTTTCCGCAGCGGATCAAAAATTGCTGGATCAGACCCGCACACTGCTGACCAAGCTGGCGAAACTCGAGTCCATCGACTCGCTACCCGCGGGCGCCGACGCACCGGCCTCATCTACTGCGCTGGTCGGTGAGCTGGAGTTGCTGGTACCGATGGCCGGGCTGATCGACGTGGAAGCGGAAAGTGCGCGCGTACAGAAAGAAATCGATCGTCTGAGCAAGGAACTGGCCGCGGTTTCCGGCAAACTCAGCAATGCCAACTTTGTCGACAAAGCACCGGAAGAGGTGGTGAACAAGGAAAGAGCGCGACTGGCAGATCTGGAAATTGCCCACAGCCGTTTCGTTCAACAGCTGGAATCCCTGAAGAACCTGTAA
- a CDS encoding RDD family protein has protein sequence MPETVKSPTQFNHLPYAGVLPRLMALIYDALIVAGLWMVYGFFAMLVASTFGDLHCQPEHQDYTPCVGGPLYQLGLLLVTAAYFLWSWRVAGQTIGMRAWRLMVANNNGVQLSWYQCLVRALVGPISLACLGLGFFWGYLRIDRASWHDLASDSEVRQLPKKKKAKKL, from the coding sequence GTGCCCGAAACAGTCAAATCCCCCACCCAGTTCAATCACCTCCCTTACGCCGGAGTACTTCCGCGCCTGATGGCACTCATCTACGACGCCCTGATTGTGGCGGGGTTGTGGATGGTATACGGCTTCTTCGCCATGCTGGTCGCGTCCACCTTCGGGGACCTGCACTGCCAACCGGAGCACCAGGACTACACCCCCTGCGTCGGCGGCCCGCTGTACCAGCTGGGTCTGCTGCTGGTAACTGCAGCTTACTTCCTGTGGTCCTGGCGTGTGGCCGGGCAGACCATCGGCATGCGCGCCTGGCGTCTGATGGTGGCGAACAACAACGGTGTGCAGCTCAGCTGGTACCAGTGCCTGGTGCGGGCGCTGGTGGGCCCGATTTCATTGGCTTGCCTGGGGCTGGGATTTTTCTGGGGTTATCTGCGGATTGATCGCGCCAGCTGGCACGATCTGGCGTCAGACTCCGAGGTTCGGCAACTGCCGAAGAAGAAAAAAGCGAAAAAGCTCTGA
- the lptG gene encoding LPS export ABC transporter permease LptG produces the protein MSRLDSYIARTVTLAILAVLMVILGLDVISAIVDQYDDLGGDYQFFNLLEYVLWTLPERVYSQLGFSALVGCMVGLGTLAGTSELTVMRASGVSIGRIAWAVMKPVMVLIVLGLVLAELVVPVTNQTAESRRAIAKGELENSGLEQGLWFNENGEFVHFNAALPGGTLFGITRYRFDDNRQLQQVVFSERGLYQGGHWELQNSRQTSLTPERASSSQEAKSIWESDMSPDLFALVVPLPSDLSPRNLWSYGKFLDRKGEESARYWLAFWKKVLQPLTIAGLVMMAISFIFGPLREVTTGLRVFTGVIVGIVFQTLQDMLGPSSVVFGFPPFIAVLVPIIASFLIGWLLLKRAR, from the coding sequence ATGTCACGGCTTGATAGTTATATTGCCCGCACCGTGACACTGGCTATTCTGGCCGTGTTGATGGTGATTCTCGGTCTGGATGTGATTTCCGCGATTGTCGATCAGTACGACGATCTTGGCGGTGACTACCAGTTTTTTAATCTGCTGGAATATGTGTTGTGGACACTGCCTGAGCGTGTCTACAGTCAGCTGGGTTTTTCTGCCCTGGTTGGTTGTATGGTGGGGCTCGGTACCCTCGCCGGTACCAGCGAGCTCACCGTCATGCGCGCCTCGGGTGTGTCCATCGGTCGCATCGCCTGGGCGGTGATGAAACCGGTGATGGTGCTGATCGTGCTCGGCCTGGTACTGGCGGAGCTGGTGGTGCCGGTTACCAACCAGACCGCGGAGAGTCGCCGCGCCATCGCCAAGGGCGAGCTTGAAAACTCCGGTCTGGAGCAGGGGTTGTGGTTTAACGAAAACGGGGAGTTTGTGCATTTCAATGCGGCGCTGCCCGGAGGAACCCTGTTCGGTATCACCCGCTACCGGTTTGATGACAACCGCCAGCTGCAGCAGGTGGTGTTTTCCGAGCGCGGTCTCTATCAGGGCGGCCACTGGGAACTGCAGAACAGCCGCCAGACCAGCCTGACCCCTGAGCGAGCCAGTAGCAGCCAGGAGGCGAAGAGCATCTGGGAATCCGATATGTCGCCGGACCTGTTCGCGCTGGTGGTGCCGTTGCCTTCGGATCTGTCGCCGCGCAACCTGTGGTCTTACGGCAAATTTCTCGATCGCAAGGGTGAGGAGTCCGCCCGTTACTGGCTGGCGTTCTGGAAAAAGGTGCTGCAACCGCTCACCATCGCCGGTCTGGTGATGATGGCGATTTCCTTTATCTTTGGTCCGCTGCGGGAAGTGACCACCGGTCTGCGGGTATTTACCGGGGTAATCGTGGGGATCGTGTTCCAGACCCTGCAGGACATGCTCGGGCCCTCGTCGGTAGTGTTCGGGTTCCCGCCATTCATTGCGGTACTGGTACCGATTATCGCCAGCTTCCTGATCGGCTGGTTGCTGCTGAAGCGGGCGCGCTAG